The following proteins come from a genomic window of Montipora foliosa isolate CH-2021 chromosome 2, ASM3666993v2, whole genome shotgun sequence:
- the LOC137993106 gene encoding transmembrane protein 163a-like, producing MTDHSSRMTCMGTQPQSENKSLLNSGSGTSDDDKGEKRGLSDEKLEKWRILAIAVCLVSTVFSFVLGFSAFEVSHLSDSSSAFAVAFDAVLAAATSGSVIWRFYHGINGESRTKREWKACTIIACCFLVSGVLVAGRAVLSIALDEEPRNPGALLIISGVSCVGYFSFFLIKLFLAKKLESSALVAASIDALSGAGVSFGVILSTLALEVSKKAWLLDPCMALVISVVTFIYGCEILVRVSRERRHLEEIQKTGQELQQTQDTLKQSNEN from the coding sequence ATGACCGATCACTCTAGCCGGATGACCTGCATGGGTACACAACCACAAAGTGAAAACAAATCTCTTTTAAATTCCGGCAGCGGAACTTCAGATGACGACAAGGGTGAAAAAAGAGGACTTTCcgatgaaaaacttgagaaatggCGAATTTTAGCAATAGCTGTTTGTCTTGTCTCCACTGTCTTCTCGTTTGTTCTTGGGTTCAGCGCGTTCGAGGTGTCACATCTCTCAGACAGTTCCTCGGCTTTTGCTGTTGCGTTTGACGCTGTTCTTGCTGCAGCAACGTCAGGATCCGTTATCTGGAGGTTCTATCACGGAATCAACGGCGAAAGCCGAACGAAGAGAGAATGGAAAGCCTGTACAATCATCGCATGTTGTTTCTTAGTGTCAGGAGTGTTGGTTGCCGGGCGTGCCGTTCTGAGCATTGCGCTAGACGAAGAACCACGCAATCCTGGTGCCTTATTGATCATCTCCGGGGTGTCTTGCGTTGGgtatttctctttctttctcatCAAATTGTTCTTGGCCaaaaaactggaaagttcgGCTCTCGTGGCTGCCTCAATAGACGCTCTTAGCGGAGCGGGAGTGTCCTTTGGAGTAATTCTAAGCACGCTCGCGTTGGAAGTCAGTAAAAAGGCCTGGTTGTTAGATCCATGCATGGCGCTTGTTATATCAGTGGTCACGTTCATTTATGGATGTGAAATTTTGGTTCGAGTTTCACGGGAAAGAAGGCATCTCGAGGAAATACAAAAAACTGGTCAAGAATTA